One genomic segment of Lampris incognitus isolate fLamInc1 chromosome 2, fLamInc1.hap2, whole genome shotgun sequence includes these proteins:
- the sike1 gene encoding suppressor of IKBKE 1: MSVATERASACASLSASPWACVSADRAMASALEKVLGDARTLVERLKEHDTAAEGLIEQSSVLGQRVQSLREVGNSYPEKHMEETSEIQELTKYKPHVLLTQENTQIKELQQENKELWLSLEEHQYALELIMGRYRRQMLQLMVEKKELDTKPVLSLHKDHAKEVQSQVERICEMGQVMRRAVQVDDQHFCCVQERLAQLEIENKELRDLLAISKSSVKTQRELSQSAAAQQQPLSHGPGND, from the exons ATGAGCGTTGCCACGGAGAGAGCTAGCGCGTGTGCTAGCCTGTCGGCGTCACCGTGGGCTTGTGTTAGCGCGGACCGGGCCATGGCCTCCGCGTTGGAGAAGGTCCTGGGCGATGCTCGAACCCTGGTAGAGAGGCTGAAAGAGCACGACACGGCCGCCGAGGGGCTGATAGAGCAGTCCAGCGTACTGGGTCAGAGAGTTCAGAGCTTGAGAGAGGTGGGAAATAGCTACCCAGAAAAG CACATGGAGGAAACTTCAGAAATTCAGGAACTGACCAAATACAAGCCCCATGTCCTTCTTACTCAGGAGAACACTCAAATTAAGGAACTACAGCAGGAGAATAAAG AATTATGGTTGTCTCTCGAAGAACATCAGTACGCTCTAGAGCTGATCATGGGTCGGTATCGTCGGCAGATGCTCCAGCTCATGGTGGAGAAGAAGGAGTTGGACACCAAACCTGTGCTCAGTCTCCACAAGGACCATGCCAAA GAAGTGCAGAGTCAGGTCGAGCGAATATGTGAGATGGGCCAGGTGATGAGACGAGCAGTCCAGGTGGATGACCAGCACTTCTGCTGTGTACAAGAGAGGTTGGCTCAGCTAGAG ATTGAGAACAAAGAGTTGCGAGACCTGCTAGCCATCAGCAAGAGTTCTGTGAAGACGCAGAGGGAGTTAAGCCAGTCTGCTGCAGCACAACAACAACCCCTCTCTCATGGTCCAGGCAATGATTAG